A genomic stretch from Spirochaetota bacterium includes:
- a CDS encoding anti-sigma factor antagonist gives MDLKTKKSNNVIILYLQGKLDVHVSADIEKEINKIISQEPDCHMLLNLSSVEYMSSSGLRIFVATMRILKESKRKLKLCSMNNAVKKIFEVVELMDMFDIYETEEEALKSY, from the coding sequence ATGGACCTTAAAACCAAAAAGTCGAACAACGTCATCATACTTTATCTTCAGGGAAAGCTGGATGTGCATGTTTCCGCGGACATAGAGAAAGAAATAAACAAAATTATCAGCCAGGAGCCGGATTGTCACATGCTGCTTAACCTCAGCAGCGTAGAATACATGAGCAGTTCAGGGCTGAGAATCTTTGTCGCGACGATGCGCATTCTCAAGGAATCCAAGCGGAAGCTTAAACTGTGTTCCATGAACAACGCGGTAAAAAAAATATTCGAAGTCGTCGAACTCATGGACATGTTCGACATCTATGAAACAGAAGAAGAAGCGCTGAAAAGCTATTAA